A genomic segment from Lutibacter sp. A80 encodes:
- a CDS encoding HupE/UreJ family protein, protein MDTLIFFLREGLFHVLDWNAYDHILFLVALAVVYDLKNWKKLIWLITLFTIGHTLSLILAAYKIVSVDTKWVEFLIPVTILITAVVNILYVKNTTKQLKTNTNLVFALFFGLIHGLGFSGYFKMIIGSSENKFLPLLEFALGVELAQIIVVLIILILGFIFQTFFRFSKRDYILIVSSIVVGVVLPILKDNVFW, encoded by the coding sequence ATGGATACACTTATATTTTTTCTTAGAGAAGGTTTATTTCATGTGTTGGATTGGAATGCTTACGATCATATTTTATTTTTAGTAGCATTGGCAGTTGTATATGATTTAAAAAACTGGAAAAAACTAATTTGGTTAATTACACTTTTTACAATAGGGCATACACTATCGCTAATATTGGCTGCATACAAAATTGTGTCAGTTGATACAAAATGGGTAGAGTTTTTGATTCCTGTAACCATACTTATTACTGCGGTGGTTAACATTTTGTATGTTAAAAATACTACAAAACAATTAAAAACAAATACAAATTTAGTTTTTGCACTCTTTTTTGGATTAATTCATGGTCTTGGGTTTTCTGGATATTTTAAAATGATAATAGGTTCTTCAGAAAATAAGTTTTTACCATTATTAGAGTTTGCTTTAGGAGTAGAATTAGCACAAATAATTGTAGTATTAATAATACTTATTTTAGGGTTTATATTTCAAACTTTTTTCAGATTTTCAAAAAGAGATTATATACTTATAGTTTCATCTATTGTTGTTGGTGTTGTGTTGCCAATATTAAAAGACAATGTATTTTGGTAA
- a CDS encoding S41 family peptidase: MINKKANLPIFIGLAVAIGILIGSSFNFKNKAVIFTSNSTEAKIKRLINYIQYDYVDEVDTDSLLDDAITNMLVKLDPHSVYIPKEDLKQVTENMQGKFVGIGVSFLVHQDTVTVTGVIEGGPSYKAGVKAGDRIIIADKDTLFGEVLIKNAGVSEAEKKSFVATRKISDQVMKSLKGEAATNVMLTIYRRSTNQILNIPIVRDEVPIKSVPAYYMVNNTLGYINVERFARTTYLEFKLALNELISKGMEALVLDLRGNGGGYMDIANSIIDEFLEDGKLIVFTKNKNGEVDKSYATKKGSFEDGEVYVLIDQNSASASEIVAGALQDNDKGTIVGRRSFGKGLVQQEMDLGDGSAVRLTTSRYYTPTGRSIQKSYADHNTKLYNSDYINRIHNGELVSKDSIKVIDTLKFTTPKGKVVYGGGGIIPDVFVPIDTTRTYNSLFYSGLNGFVFEYIDNHRTELNNWELDDFVADFDADGKIFDLYLNKLNLRKPLSSEARKDLRLYFKAFFARDLFDQTGYYKVTQKKDNMILKVIELDTNK; encoded by the coding sequence ATGATAAATAAAAAAGCAAATTTGCCAATTTTTATTGGATTGGCAGTGGCTATTGGTATATTAATTGGAAGCTCATTTAACTTTAAAAATAAAGCAGTAATATTTACTTCAAATTCAACTGAAGCTAAAATAAAACGCCTAATTAATTATATACAGTATGATTATGTAGATGAAGTTGATACAGATAGCCTTTTAGATGATGCTATTACTAATATGCTTGTTAAATTAGACCCTCATTCGGTTTACATTCCAAAAGAAGATCTAAAGCAGGTAACTGAAAATATGCAAGGTAAATTTGTAGGAATAGGAGTTTCTTTTTTAGTGCATCAAGATACTGTAACTGTAACAGGAGTTATAGAGGGAGGTCCAAGTTATAAAGCAGGAGTTAAAGCAGGAGATAGAATTATTATTGCAGATAAAGATACACTTTTTGGAGAAGTGTTAATTAAAAATGCAGGCGTTAGCGAAGCTGAAAAAAAATCGTTTGTAGCTACTAGAAAAATTTCTGATCAAGTAATGAAATCTCTTAAAGGTGAAGCAGCAACTAACGTAATGCTTACAATTTATAGACGCTCAACAAATCAAATTTTAAACATTCCAATTGTACGAGATGAAGTGCCAATTAAAAGTGTACCGGCATATTATATGGTAAATAATACATTGGGATACATTAATGTAGAGCGTTTTGCAAGAACTACTTATTTAGAATTTAAACTGGCCTTAAATGAATTAATTTCAAAAGGTATGGAGGCTTTAGTTTTAGATTTAAGAGGCAATGGAGGCGGTTACATGGATATTGCAAATAGTATAATTGATGAATTTTTAGAAGATGGAAAACTAATTGTATTTACTAAAAACAAAAATGGAGAAGTAGATAAATCGTATGCAACTAAAAAAGGCTCTTTTGAAGATGGAGAGGTGTATGTTTTAATAGATCAAAACTCAGCATCAGCTAGTGAAATTGTTGCTGGAGCTTTACAAGATAATGATAAAGGAACCATTGTTGGACGTAGATCTTTTGGAAAAGGATTGGTACAGCAAGAAATGGATTTAGGAGATGGTTCAGCAGTTAGACTTACTACTTCAAGATATTATACACCAACAGGGCGATCTATACAAAAATCGTATGCAGATCATAATACCAAATTATATAATAGCGATTATATAAATAGAATACATAATGGAGAGCTTGTTTCTAAAGATAGTATTAAAGTTATAGATACCTTAAAATTTACAACGCCAAAAGGTAAAGTTGTATATGGTGGTGGTGGTATAATTCCAGATGTTTTTGTACCAATAGATACAACTAGAACCTATAATAGTTTATTTTATTCTGGTTTAAACGGATTTGTTTTTGAATACATAGATAATCATAGAACTGAATTAAATAACTGGGAATTAGATGATTTTGTTGCTGATTTTGATGCTGATGGAAAAATATTTGATTTATATTTAAATAAATTAAATTTAAGAAAGCCACTTAGTTCGGAAGCTAGAAAAGATTTAAGATTATATTTTAAAGCATTTTTTGCTCGTGATTTATTTGATCAAACAGGGTATTATAAGGTAACTCAAAAGAAAGATAATATGATTTTAAAAGTTATTGAGTTAGATACTAATAAGTAA
- a CDS encoding dCMP deaminase family protein: protein MKKKQLKYDRAYMRMALEWAKLSYCDRKKVGALIVKDRMIISDGFNGTPTGFENCCEGEEGDTKWYVLHAEANAILKVAGSTQSCKNATLYITLSPCKECSKLIHQSGIKRVVYANEYKDTSGVQFLEKAGVEITHLKDLK from the coding sequence ATGAAAAAAAAACAATTAAAATACGATAGAGCCTACATGAGAATGGCGTTAGAGTGGGCAAAATTATCCTATTGTGATAGAAAGAAAGTAGGCGCTTTAATTGTAAAAGATAGAATGATAATTTCTGATGGCTTTAATGGTACACCTACAGGTTTCGAAAATTGTTGTGAAGGAGAAGAAGGTGACACAAAATGGTATGTATTACATGCAGAAGCAAATGCTATTTTAAAAGTTGCTGGTTCTACACAATCTTGTAAAAATGCCACACTTTATATTACATTATCACCTTGCAAAGAATGTAGTAAATTAATACATCAATCGGGTATAAAACGTGTGGTGTATGCAAACGAATATAAAGATACTTCTGGCGTGCAGTTTTTAGAGAAAGCAGGAGTTGAAATAACACATCTTAAAGATTTAAAATGA
- a CDS encoding VWA domain-containing protein codes for MFQNFEFLHPQFLWLLVLIPILAIWLFLVRKKESATLTISSIKGFEVKPSILSKLKPLLHVLRLTALTLLIVALARPRNVSVSKRTKTNKGIDIVMAIDVSASMLARDLKPNRLEALKKVATEFVNQRPNDRIGIVVYAGESFTQTPITSDKRIVRNTISDIKWGQLEGGTAIGMGLGSAVNRLKESKAKSKVIILLTDGVNNTGFVDPKTATELAVGLGIKVYTIGLGTNGTASFPYAKDPRTGKLLFRSSPVEIDEELLQYIAKETEGQYFRATDNTKLKAIYEEINKLEKTEIEEFKYYNYQEKYRILVLLAGLLILIEVFLKNTIFKSFI; via the coding sequence ATGTTTCAGAATTTTGAATTTTTACATCCGCAGTTTTTATGGTTATTAGTTTTAATACCAATACTTGCTATTTGGCTATTTTTGGTTCGAAAAAAAGAAAGTGCCACATTAACAATTTCAAGTATAAAGGGTTTTGAAGTTAAACCTTCAATATTGTCAAAATTAAAACCCTTATTACACGTGTTAAGGTTAACAGCATTAACATTGTTAATTGTTGCTTTAGCGCGTCCAAGAAATGTTTCAGTAAGCAAACGTACTAAAACTAACAAAGGAATAGATATTGTTATGGCAATTGATGTTTCAGCAAGTATGTTAGCACGCGATTTAAAACCAAACAGATTAGAAGCTTTAAAAAAAGTAGCTACAGAATTTGTAAATCAGCGCCCTAATGATAGAATAGGAATTGTAGTGTATGCTGGTGAAAGTTTTACGCAAACGCCTATTACAAGTGATAAAAGAATTGTAAGAAATACCATTTCAGATATTAAATGGGGACAATTAGAAGGTGGTACTGCAATTGGAATGGGATTGGGTTCTGCAGTTAACAGATTAAAAGAAAGTAAAGCAAAAAGTAAGGTTATTATTTTACTTACAGATGGGGTTAATAATACAGGTTTTGTAGATCCTAAAACAGCAACAGAATTAGCAGTTGGTTTAGGAATTAAAGTTTATACCATTGGTTTAGGAACTAATGGAACAGCATCTTTTCCATATGCAAAAGATCCAAGAACAGGGAAATTATTATTTAGAAGTTCTCCTGTAGAAATAGATGAAGAATTATTACAATATATAGCCAAAGAAACCGAAGGTCAATATTTTAGAGCTACGGATAACACAAAGTTAAAAGCTATTTACGAAGAAATAAATAAGTTAGAAAAAACAGAAATAGAGGAATTTAAATATTATAATTATCAAGAAAAATATAGAATTCTAGTGCTTTTGGCTGGATTATTAATATTAATTGAAGTGTTTTTAAAAAACACAATATTTAAAAGCTTTATTTGA
- a CDS encoding VWA domain-containing protein, with protein MYQIEEPTYFIYLAIIPVVFVLFLLVLWWKKRTQKHFADKNLIEKLSPQKSVFKSFLKIIVICLGLAFLIISLTNPKMGTKLETVKREGVDIVFALDVSKSMLAEDIAPSRLDKAKQIITRVIENLGSDRIGIIIYAGNSYPLLPITTDHAAAKMFLQNANPDMVSSQGTAINDAIERGITYFDNDEQTNRFLFIVSDGEDHEENTVSLAKDATKQGIKVYTVGVGSEKGAPIPIKNNGQVVSYKKDNKGEVVITKMVETVLRDIAIEGNGKYINGNKTQETIDTIDDILLKAEKSEFETKKFADFKDQFQWFLGIGLLFLILDVFLLEKKTTWIQKLNLFNQTEKNEE; from the coding sequence ATGTATCAAATAGAAGAACCGACATATTTTATTTACTTAGCAATTATTCCAGTAGTATTTGTACTGTTTTTGTTGGTGCTTTGGTGGAAAAAAAGGACACAAAAACATTTTGCGGATAAAAACCTTATAGAGAAGTTAAGTCCTCAAAAATCTGTATTTAAGTCATTTTTAAAAATAATAGTAATTTGTTTAGGATTGGCTTTTTTAATAATCTCGTTAACTAATCCTAAAATGGGAACAAAGTTAGAAACAGTTAAAAGAGAAGGTGTAGATATTGTTTTTGCATTAGATGTTTCTAAAAGTATGTTAGCAGAAGATATTGCTCCAAGCCGTTTAGATAAAGCAAAGCAAATAATTACTAGAGTAATAGAAAATTTAGGAAGCGATAGAATTGGTATTATTATTTATGCAGGTAATTCGTATCCTTTATTGCCAATTACTACAGACCATGCTGCGGCAAAAATGTTTCTTCAAAATGCAAATCCCGATATGGTTTCCAGTCAAGGAACAGCTATAAATGATGCTATTGAAAGAGGAATTACTTATTTTGATAACGACGAACAAACCAACCGATTTTTATTTATAGTTTCAGACGGAGAAGATCACGAAGAAAATACTGTTTCTTTAGCTAAAGATGCAACAAAACAAGGTATTAAGGTTTATACTGTTGGAGTTGGTTCAGAAAAAGGAGCGCCGATACCTATAAAAAACAATGGACAAGTTGTTAGCTATAAAAAAGACAATAAAGGCGAAGTTGTTATTACCAAAATGGTTGAAACTGTTTTAAGAGATATTGCTATTGAAGGTAATGGAAAATACATCAATGGAAATAAAACACAAGAAACTATTGATACAATTGACGATATTTTACTAAAAGCCGAAAAAAGTGAGTTTGAAACAAAGAAATTCGCAGATTTTAAAGATCAATTTCAATGGTTTTTAGGCATAGGATTGCTATTTCTTATACTAGATGTATTCTTGCTAGAAAAGAAAACAACCTGGATTCAAAAATTAAATTTATTTAATCAAACTGAAAAGAATGAAGAATAG
- a CDS encoding DUF58 domain-containing protein — protein sequence MDTKEILKKVRKIEIKTRRLSNHIFSGEYHSSFKGRGMTFSEVRQYQYGDDVRAIDWNVTARYNEPFVKVFEEERELTMMLMVDISGSEFFGTTQQFKRDTLTEIAATLAFSAIQNNDKVGLLLFSDQMELFIPPKKGKSHVLRIIRELIEFKPKSTKTSIDEALKFLSSVIKKKAIVFVLSDFMDSHYENTLKIVGRKHDVTGIRIYDEHDVSIPNLGMVPMLDAETGKVVLVNTASKSVRKAYEAHYNKSVTYFEKTFTHCGAGTISSRIDESYVKKLLGYFKHKGS from the coding sequence ATGGATACCAAAGAGATACTAAAAAAAGTTCGAAAAATAGAGATTAAGACACGTCGTTTGTCTAATCATATATTTTCTGGCGAATATCACAGTTCGTTTAAGGGACGAGGTATGACTTTTTCTGAAGTACGACAATATCAGTACGGAGACGATGTTAGGGCAATAGATTGGAATGTTACAGCACGTTATAACGAACCTTTTGTAAAGGTTTTTGAAGAAGAACGTGAACTAACTATGATGTTGATGGTTGACATTAGTGGCTCTGAATTTTTTGGAACTACACAACAATTTAAAAGAGATACTCTTACGGAAATAGCTGCAACATTGGCTTTTTCAGCAATTCAAAATAACGATAAAGTTGGTTTACTATTATTTTCTGATCAAATGGAGCTATTTATTCCTCCAAAAAAAGGGAAAAGCCATGTACTTCGAATTATTAGAGAATTAATTGAATTTAAACCAAAAAGTACCAAAACTAGTATTGATGAAGCATTAAAGTTTTTATCAAGTGTAATTAAAAAGAAAGCCATAGTTTTTGTGCTTTCAGATTTTATGGATTCTCATTACGAGAACACATTAAAAATTGTTGGTAGAAAACACGATGTTACAGGTATTAGAATATACGATGAGCACGATGTTTCTATACCAAACCTTGGAATGGTTCCAATGTTAGATGCAGAAACAGGTAAAGTGGTACTGGTAAATACAGCTTCAAAAAGTGTAAGAAAAGCATATGAGGCACATTATAATAAATCCGTAACTTATTTTGAAAAAACATTTACACATTGTGGTGCAGGTACTATAAGTTCTCGAATTGATGAAAGTTATGTAAAAAAATTATTAGGTTATTTTAAACATAAAGGTTCATAG
- a CDS encoding MoxR family ATPase: MIEENNVSIDIKAINEKIEKESAFVDLLIMEMNKVIVGQKHMIERLLIGLLGNGHILLEGVPGLAKTLAINTLAKAVQGGFSRIQFTPDLLPADVVGTMIYSVKDNDFTIKKGPIFANFVLADEINRAPAKVQSALLEAMQERQITIGDTTFSLDEPFLVMATQNPVEQEGTYPLPEAQVDRFMLKTVIDYPKIDEEQLIMRANLKGSFGKINAVASIDQINRARKAVKDVYMDEKIEKYILDIIFATRYPEKYELPSLQGLISFGASPRGSINLAMAAKCYAFIRRRGYVIPEDVRAVVHDVLRHRIGVTYEAEAENITSEDIINQIVNQVEVP; the protein is encoded by the coding sequence ATGATTGAAGAAAATAACGTTTCAATTGATATTAAAGCTATCAATGAAAAAATTGAAAAAGAAAGTGCCTTTGTCGATTTGTTAATAATGGAGATGAACAAAGTAATTGTTGGTCAAAAGCACATGATAGAACGATTGTTAATTGGTTTATTAGGAAATGGCCATATTTTATTAGAGGGTGTTCCTGGTTTAGCAAAAACACTTGCTATAAACACGTTAGCAAAAGCTGTTCAAGGAGGGTTTAGTAGAATTCAATTTACGCCAGATTTATTACCTGCCGATGTTGTTGGAACAATGATTTATAGTGTTAAAGACAATGATTTCACTATAAAAAAAGGTCCAATTTTTGCCAATTTTGTATTGGCAGATGAGATTAACCGTGCACCTGCTAAAGTACAATCGGCTTTGTTAGAAGCAATGCAAGAGCGTCAAATTACAATTGGAGATACAACATTTAGTTTAGATGAGCCTTTTTTGGTAATGGCAACTCAAAACCCTGTTGAGCAAGAAGGAACATATCCTTTACCAGAAGCGCAAGTAGATAGGTTTATGTTAAAAACTGTAATTGATTATCCAAAAATTGATGAAGAGCAGCTAATTATGCGTGCAAACTTAAAAGGTAGTTTTGGAAAAATTAATGCAGTTGCATCTATAGATCAAATTAATAGAGCTAGAAAGGCTGTGAAAGATGTGTATATGGACGAAAAAATAGAGAAATATATACTAGATATTATTTTTGCTACCCGTTATCCAGAAAAATACGAGTTACCATCTTTACAAGGTTTAATAAGTTTTGGAGCATCGCCACGTGGAAGTATTAACTTAGCTATGGCAGCAAAATGTTATGCTTTTATTAGAAGAAGAGGCTATGTTATTCCAGAAGATGTACGCGCAGTTGTACACGATGTTTTACGTCATAGAATTGGTGTAACTTATGAAGCAGAAGCAGAAAATATTACTTCAGAAGATATAATCAATCAAATTGTAAATCAAGTAGAAGTACCTTAG
- a CDS encoding tetratricopeptide repeat protein, translating into MKNRCVLIFLCFTSLVFSQQENTDQLEREAREYVREGNKLYNQLKFDEAEVEYKKALSKNPNYPKASYNLGNAIYQQNRNKEAIAQFELVEKTATDKMSKAETYHNMGNAFMNEKQYDKAVAAYKNSMRNNSKDDETRYNLALAQKLLKEQQNQDNKDNKDNQDNKDNKDNKDNKDNKNDQNKDKEGGDEDKNEDNKDQKDKGDDKQDDKGDPKKNDDKKDDDKKQDQKPRPNQLSPEQMKQLLEAMNNEENKTQKKLNAEKAKGKKVKQEKDW; encoded by the coding sequence ATGAAGAATAGATGCGTACTTATATTTTTATGTTTTACAAGCTTGGTTTTTTCACAACAAGAAAATACCGATCAGCTTGAGCGTGAAGCTAGAGAATATGTTAGAGAAGGTAACAAACTATACAATCAATTAAAGTTTGATGAGGCTGAAGTTGAATATAAAAAGGCACTTTCTAAAAATCCAAATTATCCGAAAGCTTCGTATAATTTAGGAAATGCTATTTATCAACAAAATAGAAATAAGGAAGCTATTGCTCAATTTGAATTGGTTGAAAAAACTGCTACAGATAAAATGAGTAAAGCAGAAACCTACCATAATATGGGTAATGCTTTTATGAACGAAAAACAATACGATAAAGCAGTTGCAGCTTATAAAAACTCGATGCGTAACAATTCTAAAGATGATGAAACACGTTACAATTTAGCGTTGGCTCAAAAGCTGTTAAAAGAACAACAAAATCAGGATAATAAAGACAATAAAGACAATCAGGATAACAAAGATAATAAGGACAATAAAGATAATAAGGATAATAAAAACGATCAGAATAAAGATAAAGAAGGCGGAGACGAAGATAAGAACGAAGATAATAAAGATCAAAAAGATAAAGGAGACGATAAACAAGACGATAAAGGGGATCCAAAAAAGAATGATGATAAGAAAGATGATGATAAAAAACAAGATCAAAAACCACGTCCTAATCAATTATCGCCTGAGCAAATGAAACAGTTGTTAGAAGCAATGAACAACGAAGAGAATAAAACTCAGAAAAAATTAAATGCTGAAAAAGCAAAAGGTAAAAAAGTTAAACAAGAAAAAGATTGGTAA
- a CDS encoding UDP-2,3-diacylglucosamine diphosphatase — translation MTANKKIYFASDQHFGAPTIEQSKVREQKFVNWLDTIKIDAEVIFLLGDLFDFWFEYKKVVPKGFIRVLGKLAELRDSGIQIYFFVGNHDLWMEDYFEKELNIPTYHKPKEFTFNNKLFLIGHGDGLGPGDKGYKRMKKVFTNPFSKWLYRWLHPDIGVVLAQYLSVKNKLISGEEDVKFLGEENEWLVHYCNKKLTEKQYNFFIFGHRHLPLEIQLTKNSKYINTGDWISYFTYAVFDGDEMMLKSY, via the coding sequence TTGACAGCTAATAAAAAAATATATTTTGCGTCCGATCAACATTTTGGAGCTCCAACAATAGAACAAAGTAAGGTTCGTGAGCAAAAATTTGTAAACTGGTTAGATACTATAAAAATAGATGCTGAAGTTATTTTTTTATTAGGAGATCTCTTCGATTTTTGGTTTGAATATAAAAAAGTCGTACCAAAAGGATTTATACGCGTTTTAGGAAAGCTTGCTGAATTAAGAGATAGCGGAATTCAAATTTATTTTTTTGTTGGAAATCACGACCTTTGGATGGAAGATTATTTTGAAAAAGAATTAAATATTCCAACCTATCATAAACCAAAAGAATTTACATTCAATAACAAGCTTTTTTTAATTGGACACGGAGATGGTTTAGGCCCAGGAGATAAAGGTTATAAACGTATGAAAAAGGTATTTACCAATCCGTTTTCAAAATGGTTGTATAGGTGGTTACACCCAGATATTGGCGTTGTCTTAGCTCAATATTTATCGGTTAAAAATAAATTAATATCTGGGGAAGAAGATGTAAAATTTTTAGGTGAAGAAAACGAATGGTTAGTACATTATTGTAATAAAAAATTAACCGAAAAACAGTACAATTTTTTTATCTTTGGTCATCGTCACTTACCCTTAGAAATTCAGCTTACAAAAAATTCAAAATACATTAATACAGGCGATTGGATTTCTTATTTCACCTATGCTGTTTTTGATGGAGACGAAATGATGTTAAAATCTTATTAA
- a CDS encoding BatD family protein, with amino-acid sequence MKLLKFYIVTILLFTSQVFFAQIELKTTVSKDKLGVNQRFRIVFTVNKQGADNFKAPPFTNFKVVGGPSSSVNQSWINGKASYAQSYIYILEPKKQGEFLIAPAEIEYNDKIIKSNAVKICVVDAVEIPKDPNNPEFIAQQNIHLVAEVSNLNPYVGEGIYVVYKLFVSENISVNDWRVSETPQYNGFWNQDIEVKNIKVQMGKYNGEDYRYIVLKRAVLIPQRAGKLKIEPIKMDFSVGIPTGRGDFFGNMITKNINYATASAIRTVNVKQLPEEGKPLDFAGAVGDFNFEVKANKNVLKANDAAQLTVKVSGKGNLKLFEIPKIVTPAELEVYTPEHKEQVTTALTGLSGNVVDIYTVVPQYKGKYKIPEVAFSYFNPKEKKYKTIKAPATIVDVTEGKELPSVANNNSASASKQNVVVTGNNFRFIALNADLQPKIKSEFLKSDLFYLLLFLPFLAIPIAIFIGKKRAKRAGDVLGNKIRKADRLAKKYLSEAKKQLGNQEAFYIALEKALHNFLKAKLQIETSEISKERISEILTEKGVEVSTIKQFVEVLNDCDFARYTPTTNVMMEQEFEKAKEVITNIDKQL; translated from the coding sequence ATGAAATTATTGAAGTTTTACATAGTAACTATTTTATTATTTACATCGCAAGTGTTTTTTGCTCAAATTGAGCTTAAAACAACTGTTAGTAAAGACAAACTAGGTGTAAATCAGCGCTTCAGAATTGTGTTTACCGTTAACAAACAAGGAGCCGATAATTTTAAAGCTCCACCATTTACCAATTTTAAAGTGGTTGGTGGTCCAAGTTCATCAGTAAATCAATCGTGGATTAACGGAAAAGCCAGTTATGCACAATCGTATATTTATATACTAGAACCAAAAAAACAAGGTGAATTTTTAATAGCTCCAGCTGAAATAGAATATAACGATAAAATTATAAAATCTAATGCAGTTAAAATATGTGTTGTAGATGCTGTAGAAATACCAAAAGACCCAAATAATCCAGAATTTATTGCGCAACAAAATATTCATTTAGTTGCTGAAGTTTCAAATTTAAACCCTTATGTAGGTGAAGGAATTTATGTAGTCTATAAACTTTTTGTTAGTGAAAATATTAGTGTTAACGATTGGCGTGTAAGTGAAACTCCACAATACAATGGTTTTTGGAATCAAGATATTGAAGTAAAGAATATTAAGGTTCAAATGGGAAAATACAATGGAGAAGATTATAGATATATTGTATTAAAACGTGCCGTATTAATACCACAAAGAGCGGGAAAATTAAAAATTGAGCCCATAAAAATGGATTTCTCAGTTGGTATTCCAACAGGTAGAGGTGACTTTTTTGGTAATATGATTACAAAAAATATTAATTACGCAACAGCATCTGCTATTAGAACAGTAAATGTAAAACAATTGCCAGAAGAAGGAAAACCATTGGATTTTGCTGGAGCAGTTGGAGATTTTAACTTTGAAGTTAAAGCTAATAAAAACGTGTTAAAAGCTAACGATGCAGCGCAATTAACAGTAAAAGTTTCAGGAAAAGGAAATTTAAAATTATTTGAAATTCCTAAAATAGTTACACCTGCCGAATTAGAAGTTTATACACCAGAACATAAAGAACAAGTAACAACAGCTTTAACTGGTTTAAGTGGAAATGTTGTAGATATTTACACCGTTGTACCTCAATATAAAGGAAAATATAAAATACCAGAGGTAGCATTCTCTTATTTTAACCCGAAAGAGAAAAAATATAAAACCATTAAAGCACCTGCAACTATTGTAGATGTTACAGAGGGAAAAGAGTTGCCTTCAGTAGCTAATAACAATAGCGCTAGTGCATCTAAACAAAATGTGGTTGTAACGGGTAATAATTTTAGATTTATTGCTTTAAATGCGGATTTACAGCCTAAAATTAAATCAGAGTTTTTAAAATCAGATTTATTTTATTTATTATTATTCTTGCCGTTCTTAGCAATTCCAATTGCAATATTTATTGGGAAAAAACGTGCAAAACGCGCTGGAGATGTACTTGGAAATAAAATTAGAAAAGCAGATAGGTTAGCTAAAAAATATTTATCTGAAGCTAAAAAACAACTCGGTAATCAAGAAGCGTTTTACATTGCACTTGAAAAAGCATTGCATAACTTTTTAAAAGCTAAATTACAGATTGAAACTTCGGAAATTTCAAAAGAAAGAATTTCAGAAATATTAACCGAAAAAGGAGTAGAAGTAAGTACTATAAAACAATTTGTAGAGGTGTTAAACGATTGTGATTTTGCACGTTACACGCCAACAACAAATGTAATGATGGAACAAGAGTTTGAAAAAGCTAAAGAAGTAATAACCAATATTGATAAACAGTTATAA